The uncultured Tolumonas sp. genome contains a region encoding:
- a CDS encoding phosphoribosylaminoimidazolesuccinocarboxamide synthase: MSLADKVLAVNDDLPIRTDKPVHSGKVRSVYWLTAEDSARLIREKGYDVPADAPLAIMVISDRISAFDCIWQGEDGLNGVPGKGAALNAISNHWFKLFKQQGLADSHILDIPHPFVWIVQKARPVMVEAIARQYITGSMWRAYSKGEREFCGITLPEGLQKEQKLPETLITPSTKGILRGLEGVPEADDVNVSRADLERHYKAFNFLSIADIDQYEKLLKEGFNVISDALAALDEVFVDTKFEFGYVKDAAGNDKLIYMDEVGTPDSSRIWDGAAYREGKIIEQSKEGFRQWLLNHFPDPDILLNKDRMPERAALARDNKLPEAVMMDISRTYVGIAEKIIGQKLHLSENPKQEIIDILREQYQLIAE, encoded by the coding sequence ATGAGCCTTGCAGATAAAGTCCTTGCGGTAAATGACGATTTACCAATTCGCACTGATAAACCAGTCCACTCCGGTAAAGTACGCAGCGTGTACTGGTTGACTGCTGAAGACAGCGCCCGTTTGATCCGTGAAAAAGGTTACGATGTGCCTGCCGATGCGCCGCTGGCCATTATGGTGATCAGTGATCGTATCTCTGCTTTCGATTGCATTTGGCAAGGTGAAGATGGCTTAAACGGCGTACCTGGTAAAGGTGCTGCGCTTAACGCTATTTCTAATCACTGGTTTAAGCTGTTCAAACAACAAGGCCTGGCTGATAGCCATATTCTGGATATCCCGCATCCCTTTGTTTGGATCGTGCAAAAAGCACGTCCAGTGATGGTTGAAGCGATTGCTCGCCAATACATCACGGGTTCGATGTGGCGCGCTTACAGCAAAGGCGAACGTGAATTCTGTGGTATTACGCTGCCTGAAGGGCTGCAAAAAGAGCAAAAACTGCCGGAAACACTGATCACCCCGTCCACTAAAGGCATTCTGCGGGGCCTGGAAGGTGTACCAGAAGCAGATGACGTTAACGTTTCCCGTGCCGATCTGGAACGTCATTATAAAGCCTTCAATTTCTTGAGCATTGCCGATATCGATCAGTATGAAAAATTACTGAAAGAAGGCTTCAATGTGATCAGCGATGCCTTAGCCGCGCTGGATGAAGTCTTTGTTGATACCAAATTTGAATTTGGTTACGTCAAAGATGCCGCCGGCAACGACAAGCTGATCTACATGGACGAAGTTGGTACCCCAGATAGTTCCCGTATTTGGGATGGTGCCGCTTATCGCGAAGGTAAGATCATTGAGCAATCGAAAGAAGGTTTCCGCCAATGGTTGCTGAACCACTTCCCAGATCCGGATATTCTGCTCAATAAAGACCGTATGCCGGAACGTGCCGCACTGGCCCGCGACAACAAGTTGCCGGAAGCCGTTATGATGGATATTTCCCGCACTTATGTCGGTATTGCGGAAAAGATCATCGGTCAGAAGCTGCATTTAAGCGAAAATCCGAAACAGGAAATCATCGATATTCTGCGCGAACAGTATCAACTGATTGCTGAGTAA
- a CDS encoding carbohydrate ABC transporter permease: protein MMATNVSKQKIYQGLMYLFLVLIAFVSLFPFFWMVVSSTNITADINQGKLSFGTALFDNLARLSQAVDLPLIFWNTTKVSLLGTFLTLAIASLAGYGFEIYQSKLRDKVYNLLLLTMMIPFAALMIPLFTMMAKANLLDTHWAVVLPSIASVYIIFYFRQCTKAFPKELLDAARVDGVSEWRIFVYVFFPVMRSTYAAAFIITFMANWNNFLWPLIVLQSPETKTINLVLSSLSSAYFPDFGVVMVGTVVATLPTIAVFFAMQKQFVQGMVGSVK, encoded by the coding sequence ATGATGGCAACGAATGTCTCTAAGCAGAAGATCTATCAAGGTCTGATGTATCTGTTTTTGGTGCTGATTGCGTTTGTCTCACTGTTTCCGTTTTTCTGGATGGTGGTGAGTAGCACCAATATCACGGCGGATATCAACCAAGGCAAATTATCGTTCGGCACCGCGCTGTTTGATAATTTGGCCAGGCTCAGTCAGGCTGTCGATCTGCCGCTGATTTTTTGGAACACCACCAAAGTTTCGCTGCTGGGTACCTTCCTGACACTGGCGATTGCGTCGCTGGCTGGTTATGGGTTTGAAATCTATCAGTCTAAGCTGCGCGATAAGGTTTATAACCTGTTGCTGCTGACCATGATGATCCCGTTTGCTGCGTTGATGATCCCGCTGTTTACCATGATGGCGAAAGCCAATTTGCTGGATACGCACTGGGCGGTGGTGCTGCCTTCTATTGCGTCGGTTTACATCATTTTCTACTTCCGTCAGTGCACCAAAGCGTTTCCTAAAGAGCTGTTGGATGCCGCGCGCGTCGATGGTGTCAGTGAGTGGCGTATCTTTGTGTATGTCTTTTTTCCGGTAATGCGCTCGACCTATGCGGCAGCGTTCATCATTACCTTCATGGCGAATTGGAATAACTTCCTGTGGCCATTGATCGTGTTGCAATCGCCAGAGACTAAAACCATCAATCTGGTGCTGTCGTCATTATCTTCCGCCTATTTCCCTGATTTTGGTGTCGTGATGGTCGGCACGGTAGTGGCGACGTTACCAACGATTGCGGTGTTCTTTGCGATGCAAAAACAGTTCGTGCAAGGTATGGTGGGGTCAGTGAAATGA
- the galR gene encoding HTH-type transcriptional regulator GalR: MATIKDVARLAGVSVATVSRVLNSSPKTSPESREAVKKAMDELKYHPNANARALSHQGNETLGIVVGDVSSPFFGIMVKAVDQVAYATGNFLLVGNSYHDAKRERKAIEQLLRHQCAGIVVHAMMLSDEELQHFMAHVPGMVMINRTVPGYESRCINLDNRFGAELATNHLIQQGHRSIAFLSSSYRIADAFERQQGYIDALTQHGIPVDERLIIQGTPDEIGGERAVVELLNQGRKVTGIVCYNDPMAAGALSALSDNGIQVPTQISVIGFDDVLIANYLQPHLTTIRYPVIDMATQAARLAIALAHGEPAPDVTNLFIPTLVRRYSVTPVVPV; encoded by the coding sequence ATGGCGACCATCAAAGATGTTGCTCGTCTGGCGGGTGTGTCGGTGGCGACCGTTTCCCGCGTACTGAATAGCTCACCGAAAACGAGCCCGGAGTCGCGGGAAGCAGTGAAAAAAGCGATGGATGAGCTGAAATATCATCCCAATGCGAATGCGCGCGCATTATCGCATCAGGGTAATGAAACCTTGGGCATTGTGGTGGGTGACGTGTCATCCCCCTTTTTTGGCATTATGGTCAAAGCCGTCGATCAGGTTGCGTATGCCACCGGTAATTTTTTGCTGGTCGGGAACAGCTATCATGATGCCAAGCGGGAACGGAAAGCCATTGAGCAACTATTACGACATCAGTGTGCCGGCATTGTCGTGCATGCCATGATGCTCTCCGATGAAGAGCTTCAGCATTTTATGGCGCATGTGCCGGGTATGGTAATGATCAACCGGACGGTGCCAGGTTATGAGTCGCGCTGTATCAATTTAGATAATCGCTTTGGCGCTGAGTTGGCAACAAATCACCTTATTCAACAAGGGCATAGGTCCATTGCTTTCTTGTCATCGTCATATCGAATTGCGGATGCTTTTGAGCGTCAGCAGGGTTATATTGATGCCTTAACGCAGCATGGCATTCCGGTCGATGAGCGATTGATCATTCAGGGAACACCCGATGAAATTGGTGGTGAGCGGGCTGTGGTTGAGCTGTTAAATCAAGGCCGTAAAGTGACGGGAATTGTCTGTTATAACGACCCGATGGCGGCGGGGGCATTGTCTGCATTGTCTGATAATGGAATTCAGGTACCGACACAGATCTCTGTTATTGGGTTTGATGATGTGTTGATTGCCAACTATTTGCAGCCGCATTTAACGACCATTCGATATCCGGTCATTGATATGGCAACCCAAGCAGCTCGTTTAGCCATTGCGTTAGCGCACGGTGAGCCAGCACCGGATGTGACTAATTTGTTTATTCCAACATTGGTACGTCGTTATTCGGTGACACCGGTGGTTCCTGTCTAA
- a CDS encoding sugar ABC transporter permease — protein sequence MTPVRSRNFHRFYDINGWCFVLGSLTLVMLFMIYPILNSLWLSLHSGKGVLVQFVGFGNITRLMHDPVFITALTNTLIFLIVQVPLMILLSLATASCLNSPNVKFRSLFRMAIFLPCVTSLVAYSILFKSMFGYDGIVNSALMTIGLIEHPIAWLTDPFWAKVTIILAITWRWTGYNMIFYLAAMQNIDKSIYEAAKLEGVTPVQTFFNITVPLLKPVILFTSVMSTIGTLQLFDEAMNITNGGPANSTLTLSMYIYNLSFKFVPNFGYAATVSYVIVFFAAALALVQFKFVQDKK from the coding sequence ATGACTCCGGTTCGTAGTCGCAATTTTCATCGGTTTTACGATATCAACGGTTGGTGTTTCGTGCTTGGCTCACTCACGTTGGTGATGCTGTTCATGATTTACCCTATCCTTAATTCGCTCTGGTTATCTCTGCATTCCGGTAAAGGTGTGCTCGTACAGTTTGTCGGGTTCGGTAACATTACCCGCCTGATGCACGATCCGGTTTTTATTACCGCATTAACCAATACGCTGATTTTTTTGATTGTTCAGGTGCCGCTGATGATCTTGTTGTCACTGGCGACAGCATCTTGTCTTAATTCACCGAATGTTAAATTCCGCAGTCTGTTCCGCATGGCAATTTTCTTGCCGTGTGTGACGTCGCTGGTGGCTTACTCGATCTTGTTCAAAAGTATGTTTGGTTACGATGGTATTGTGAATTCAGCATTGATGACGATTGGGCTGATTGAACATCCGATCGCATGGCTGACCGATCCGTTTTGGGCGAAAGTGACCATCATTCTGGCGATCACGTGGCGCTGGACTGGCTACAACATGATTTTCTATCTGGCAGCCATGCAGAACATCGACAAGTCGATTTATGAAGCAGCCAAGTTGGAAGGTGTTACCCCAGTACAAACCTTTTTCAATATCACAGTGCCACTGCTGAAACCGGTAATTTTGTTTACCTCGGTCATGTCGACCATCGGTACGCTGCAGCTGTTCGATGAAGCGATGAATATCACCAATGGCGGGCCTGCGAATTCCACGCTGACGCTGTCGATGTATATCTACAACTTGTCATTCAAATTTGTGCCGAATTTTGGTTATGCAGCCACCGTTTCGTATGTGATTGTCTTTTTTGCTGCGGCGTTGGCGTTGGTGCAGTTTAAATTTGTACAGGACAAAAAATGA
- a CDS encoding S1-like domain-containing RNA-binding protein encodes MIQLGRMNSLPIIKLDEKGAWLDADDLGQVFVPQSQLPEAIKVGSTLAVFPYLDGDSELVISADKPLAQVGEFAGMKVISASRIGAFLDWGLKKDLFVPANEQAKPMQTGHTYVVYVYLDRESRPTATSRLDHYLSIEMPRYEPWEEVDLLICEQTDLGYKVIVNKKFWGLIFYNEIFTTIKIGQRTKGYIKKIHEDGKLDVTLNKPGLARKDEAGEKILARLQKQGGFLPVGDKSSPELIYSQFSMSKGTFKKAIGGLFKQGLIVIESDGIRLV; translated from the coding sequence ATGATCCAACTTGGCCGCATGAATTCCCTCCCCATTATTAAACTCGATGAAAAAGGCGCCTGGTTGGATGCAGATGATTTAGGCCAAGTGTTTGTGCCACAAAGCCAGTTGCCAGAAGCAATCAAAGTCGGCAGCACACTGGCCGTATTCCCTTATCTTGACGGCGATAGTGAACTGGTCATCAGCGCCGACAAACCGCTGGCGCAAGTTGGCGAATTTGCCGGTATGAAAGTGATCTCCGCCAGCCGTATTGGTGCCTTCCTCGATTGGGGTTTGAAGAAAGACTTGTTTGTGCCAGCCAATGAACAGGCCAAACCAATGCAAACTGGCCACACCTATGTGGTCTATGTTTATCTCGATCGCGAAAGTCGCCCAACCGCCACCAGTCGCCTCGATCATTACCTGAGCATTGAAATGCCACGTTATGAACCGTGGGAAGAGGTGGATCTGCTGATCTGTGAGCAAACCGATCTTGGCTATAAAGTGATCGTAAATAAAAAATTCTGGGGCCTGATTTTCTACAACGAAATTTTCACAACCATTAAAATCGGTCAGCGCACCAAAGGCTATATCAAAAAAATTCACGAAGATGGCAAGCTGGATGTCACGCTGAATAAACCCGGTCTAGCACGTAAAGATGAAGCCGGTGAGAAAATACTGGCGCGTCTGCAAAAACAAGGTGGTTTCTTGCCTGTTGGTGACAAGAGTTCACCCGAGTTGATTTACTCTCAGTTCAGCATGAGTAAAGGCACGTTTAAGAAAGCCATTGGTGGCCTGTTTAAGCAAGGACTGATCGTCATTGAAAGTGACGGCATCCGGCTGGTTTAA
- a CDS encoding extracellular solute-binding protein, whose amino-acid sequence MSFEKNNLVRNLTLGVVVATCSMSALAKKNELTVWAWDPNFNIAIMEQAKATYQKAHPDVTIKVVDFAKADLEQKMHTMLASGMTKSLPDIVLVEDYNAPKFLSSYPGAFAAMDGKVDYSKFAPYKVELMTMNGKTYGMPFDSGVTGMYYRKDLLAQAGFKPEDMQNITWDRFIEIGKAVKAKTGKAMLGNDPNDPGLVRVMMQSAGSWYFDDKGALNIKNNEALKEALRIEKSMTDAGIVRPTMGWSEWVGAVNHGDVATITTGVWITASVKAGADQAGKWAVAPTPRLNIKGGTNQSNLGGSSWYVISTSDNSAQAVEFLNSTFGKDSAFYQQILTDRGAVGSYLPARSGKAYQQPDAFFGGQAIYSDFANWLGKVPKVNYGYYTYEADAALAAQLPAYFKGMPLEQVLEQIDSQLAAQIQ is encoded by the coding sequence ATGAGTTTTGAAAAAAACAATCTTGTTCGTAACCTGACTTTGGGTGTCGTTGTGGCAACCTGTAGCATGTCTGCGCTGGCTAAAAAGAACGAACTGACCGTTTGGGCATGGGACCCTAACTTCAATATCGCGATCATGGAGCAGGCCAAAGCGACTTACCAAAAAGCGCATCCGGATGTGACGATCAAAGTTGTCGATTTTGCGAAAGCCGATCTTGAACAGAAGATGCACACCATGTTGGCGTCCGGCATGACCAAATCACTGCCTGATATCGTGCTGGTGGAAGATTACAACGCCCCTAAATTCCTGAGCTCTTATCCCGGCGCTTTCGCGGCGATGGACGGCAAAGTCGATTACAGCAAATTTGCCCCTTACAAAGTTGAACTGATGACCATGAACGGCAAAACCTACGGTATGCCATTCGATTCGGGTGTCACGGGGATGTATTACCGCAAAGACCTGCTGGCTCAGGCCGGTTTCAAACCCGAAGATATGCAAAACATTACTTGGGATCGTTTCATTGAGATCGGCAAAGCCGTGAAAGCGAAAACCGGTAAAGCGATGTTAGGTAATGACCCGAATGATCCGGGTTTGGTGCGCGTGATGATGCAGTCTGCTGGCAGCTGGTATTTTGATGACAAAGGCGCGTTAAACATCAAAAATAACGAAGCGCTGAAAGAAGCGCTGCGTATTGAAAAAAGCATGACCGATGCCGGTATTGTGCGACCAACCATGGGCTGGTCTGAATGGGTGGGTGCCGTGAACCATGGTGATGTGGCCACGATTACCACTGGTGTGTGGATCACTGCTTCTGTCAAAGCGGGTGCGGATCAAGCCGGTAAATGGGCGGTTGCACCAACCCCACGTTTGAACATCAAAGGTGGCACCAACCAATCGAATCTGGGTGGTTCCAGCTGGTATGTTATCTCTACCTCTGACAATAGCGCGCAAGCTGTTGAGTTCCTGAATAGCACCTTTGGTAAAGACAGCGCGTTCTATCAGCAGATCCTGACGGATCGCGGTGCGGTAGGTTCTTATCTGCCTGCGCGTAGTGGTAAAGCCTATCAACAACCGGATGCGTTCTTTGGCGGTCAGGCTATCTACAGCGATTTTGCCAACTGGTTGGGTAAAGTGCCGAAAGTGAATTACGGCTATTACACCTATGAAGCGGATGCCGCTCTCGCTGCGCAGTTACCGGCTTATTTTAAAGGAATGCCACTGGAGCAAGTGCTGGAACAGATCGACAGCCAGTTAGCGGCGCAAATTCAATAG